In Canis lupus familiaris isolate Mischka breed German Shepherd chromosome 24, alternate assembly UU_Cfam_GSD_1.0, whole genome shotgun sequence, a single genomic region encodes these proteins:
- the MYBL2 gene encoding myb-related protein B isoform X4, which produces MSCAQETVKRYLLSKDAGKAQSEELDELHYQDTDSDVPEQRDSKCKVKWTHEEDEQLRTLVRQFGQQDWKFLASHFPNRTDQQCQYRWLRVLNPDLVKGPWTKEEDQKVIELVKKYGTKQWTLIAKHLKGRLGKQCRERWHNHLNPEVKKSCWTEEEDRIICEAHKVLGNRWAEIAKMLPGRTDNAVKNHWNSTIKRKVDTGGFLSESKDCKPPVYLLLELEDKEGCQSARPVEEQGSLMTNWPPALPAMKEEESSEEEATAATTSKEQGAVPADLGGVRTPEPLEDFPKREDQEGSSPETSLPYKWVVEAANLLIPAVGSSLSEALDLIESDPDAWCDLSKFDLPEEPSAEGSISNSPVQPSPSQQQQTLPSRQPASTVPSVTEYRLDGHTISDLSRSSRGELIPISPSTEVGGLGIGTPPSVLKRQKKRRVALSPVTENSASLSFLDSCNSLTPKSTPVKTLPFSPSQFLNFWNKQDTLELESPSLTSTPVCSQKVVVTTPLHRDKTPLHQKHAAFVTPDQKYSMDNTPHTPTPFKNALEKYGPLKPLPQTPHLEEDLKEVLRSEAGIELIIEDEVRPEKQKRKAGLRRSPIKKVRKSLALDIVDEDVKLVMSTLPKVLSLPTNVLSSSSSLMVSGIKEDTSLLNEGFLQAKPEKPVAAQKPRSHFPTPAPMTSAWKTVACGGTRDQLFMQEKARQLLGRLKPSHTSRTLILS; this is translated from the exons GACGAGCAGCTGAGGACCCTGGTAAGGCAGTTTGGACAGCAAGACTGGAAATTCCTGGCCAGCCACTTTCCT AACCGCACTGACCAGCAGTGCCAGTACCGGTGGCTGAGGGTCTTGAATCCAGACCTCGTCAAAGGGCCATGGACCAAAGAGGAGGACCAAAAG GTCATCGAGCTGGTCAAAAAGTATGGCACAAAGCAGTGGACGCTGATCGCCAAGCACCTGAAGGGCCGGCTGGGGAAGCAGTGCCGTGAGCGCTGGCACAACCATCTCAACCCCGAGGTAAAGAAGTCCTGCTGGACTGAGGAGGAGGACCGCATCATCTGTGAGGCCCACAAGGTGCTTGGCAACCGCTGGGCTGAGATCGCCAAGATGCTGCCAGGGAG GACAGACAATGCTGTGAAGAATCACTGGAACTCCACCATCAAAAGGAAGGTGGACACGGGTGGCTTCCTGAGTGAGTCCAAAGACTGCAAGCCCCCTGTGTACTTGCTGCTGGAGCTTGAAGACAAGGAAGGCTGCCAGAGCGCCCGCCCCGTGGAAGAGCAG GGAAGTCTTATGACCAATTGGCCCCCAGCGCTTCCTGccatgaaagaagaggaaagcagTGAGGAGGAGGCCACGGCAGCCACTACTTCTAAGGAGCAGGGAGCTGTCCCTGCAGACCTGGGTGGAGTGCGAACACCAGAGCCCTTGGAGGACTTCCCTAAACGTGAAGACCAGGAGGGTTCTTCGCCAGAAACCAGCCTGCCCTACAAGTGGGTGGTGGAGGCCGCAAACCTCCTCATCCCTGCCGTGGGGTCCAGCCTCTCAGAAGCCCTGGACTTAATCGAGTCG GACCCTGATGCTTGGTGTGACCTGAGTAAATTTGACCTGCCTGAGGAGCCGTCTGCAGAGGGCAGCATCAGCAACAGCCCTGTGCAGCCATCACCGTCACAGCAGCAGCAGACACTGCCGTCCCGTCAGCCTGCTTCCACAGTACCCAGTGTGACCGAGTACCGCCTGGACGGCCACACCATCTCAGACCTGAGCCGGAGCAGTCGGGGCGAGCTGATCCCCATTTCCCCCAGCACTGAAGTGGGGGGCTTGGGCATTGGCACACCGCCTTCAGTGCTCAAGCGGCAGAAAAAAAGGCGTGTTGCCCTGTCCCCTGTCACAGAGAACAGCGCCAGCCTGTCCTTCCTAGACTCCTGTAACAGCCTCACCCCCAAGAGCACACCTGTCAAGACCCTGCCCTTCTCACCCTCCCAG TTTCTGAACTTCTGGAACAAACAGGACACACTGGAGCTGGAGAGCCCCTCACTGACGTCCACCCCGGTGTGCAGCCAGAAGGTGGTCGTCACTACACCCCTGCACCGTGATAAGACACCCCTGCATCAGAAACATGCTGC GTTTGTAACTCCAGATCAGAAGTACTCCATGGACAACACTCCCCACACACCAACCCCATTCAAGAATGCCCTGGAGAAGTATGGACCACTAAAGCCCCTG ccccagaccCCACACCTGGAAGAGGACTTGAAAGAGGTGCTGCGCTCTGAGGCTGGCATCGAGCTCATCATTGAGGATGAAGTGAGGCCtgagaagcagaagaggaaggctGGG cTGCGGCGGAGCCCCATCAAGAAGGTCCGCAAGTCCCTGGCTCTGGACATCGTGGATGAGGATGTGAAGCTGGTGATGTCTACACTGCCCAAGGTGCTGTCCTTG CCCACAAATGTCCTGTCGAGTTCCTCTAGCCTCATGGTGTCAGGCATCAAAGAGGACACCAGTCTGCTCAACGAGGGCTTCCTGCAGGCCAAACCGGAGAAGCCAGTGGCTGCCCAGAAGCCCCGAAGCCACTTTCCAACACCTGCCCCT ATGACCAGCGCCTGGAAGACGGTGGCCTGCGGGGGGACCAGGGACCAGCTCTTCATGCAAGAGAAAGCCCGGCAGCTCCTGGGTCGCTTGAAGCCCAGCCACACGTCTCGGACCCTCATCTTGTCCTGA
- the MYBL2 gene encoding myb-related protein B isoform X2 translates to MSCAQETVKRYLLSKDAGKAQSEELDELHYQDTDSDVPEQRDSKCKVKWTHEEDEQLRTLVRQFGQQDWKFLASHFPNRTDQQCQYRWLRVLNPDLVKGPWTKEEDQKVIELVKKYGTKQWTLIAKHLKGRLGKQCRERWHNHLNPEVKKSCWTEEEDRIICEAHKVLGNRWAEIAKMLPGRTDNAVKNHWNSTIKRKVDTGGFLSESKDCKPPVYLLLELEDKEGCQSARPVEEQGSLMTNWPPALPAMKEEESSEEEATAATTSKEQGAVPADLGGVRTPEPLEDFPKREDQEGSSPETSLPYKWVVEAANLLIPAVGSSLSEALDLIESDPDAWCDLSKFDLPEEPSAEGSISNSPVQPSPSQQQQTLPSRQPASTVPSVTEYRLDGHTISDLSRSSRGELIPISPSTEVGGLGIGTPPSVLKRQKKRRVALSPVTENSASLSFLDSCNSLTPKSTPVKTLPFSPSQFLNFWNKQDTLELESPSLTSTPVCSQKVVVTTPLHRDKTPLHQKHAAFVTPDQKYSMDNTPHTPTPFKNALEKYGPLKPLPWDGADELLELMSPVRHWLTQPSLVQPQTPHLEEDLKEVLRSEAGIELIIEDEVRPEKQKRKAGLRRSPIKKVRKSLALDIVDEDVKLVMSTLPKPTNVLSSSSSLMVSGIKEDTSLLNEGFLQAKPEKPVAAQKPRSHFPTPAPMTSAWKTVACGGTRDQLFMQEKARQLLGRLKPSHTSRTLILS, encoded by the exons GACGAGCAGCTGAGGACCCTGGTAAGGCAGTTTGGACAGCAAGACTGGAAATTCCTGGCCAGCCACTTTCCT AACCGCACTGACCAGCAGTGCCAGTACCGGTGGCTGAGGGTCTTGAATCCAGACCTCGTCAAAGGGCCATGGACCAAAGAGGAGGACCAAAAG GTCATCGAGCTGGTCAAAAAGTATGGCACAAAGCAGTGGACGCTGATCGCCAAGCACCTGAAGGGCCGGCTGGGGAAGCAGTGCCGTGAGCGCTGGCACAACCATCTCAACCCCGAGGTAAAGAAGTCCTGCTGGACTGAGGAGGAGGACCGCATCATCTGTGAGGCCCACAAGGTGCTTGGCAACCGCTGGGCTGAGATCGCCAAGATGCTGCCAGGGAG GACAGACAATGCTGTGAAGAATCACTGGAACTCCACCATCAAAAGGAAGGTGGACACGGGTGGCTTCCTGAGTGAGTCCAAAGACTGCAAGCCCCCTGTGTACTTGCTGCTGGAGCTTGAAGACAAGGAAGGCTGCCAGAGCGCCCGCCCCGTGGAAGAGCAG GGAAGTCTTATGACCAATTGGCCCCCAGCGCTTCCTGccatgaaagaagaggaaagcagTGAGGAGGAGGCCACGGCAGCCACTACTTCTAAGGAGCAGGGAGCTGTCCCTGCAGACCTGGGTGGAGTGCGAACACCAGAGCCCTTGGAGGACTTCCCTAAACGTGAAGACCAGGAGGGTTCTTCGCCAGAAACCAGCCTGCCCTACAAGTGGGTGGTGGAGGCCGCAAACCTCCTCATCCCTGCCGTGGGGTCCAGCCTCTCAGAAGCCCTGGACTTAATCGAGTCG GACCCTGATGCTTGGTGTGACCTGAGTAAATTTGACCTGCCTGAGGAGCCGTCTGCAGAGGGCAGCATCAGCAACAGCCCTGTGCAGCCATCACCGTCACAGCAGCAGCAGACACTGCCGTCCCGTCAGCCTGCTTCCACAGTACCCAGTGTGACCGAGTACCGCCTGGACGGCCACACCATCTCAGACCTGAGCCGGAGCAGTCGGGGCGAGCTGATCCCCATTTCCCCCAGCACTGAAGTGGGGGGCTTGGGCATTGGCACACCGCCTTCAGTGCTCAAGCGGCAGAAAAAAAGGCGTGTTGCCCTGTCCCCTGTCACAGAGAACAGCGCCAGCCTGTCCTTCCTAGACTCCTGTAACAGCCTCACCCCCAAGAGCACACCTGTCAAGACCCTGCCCTTCTCACCCTCCCAG TTTCTGAACTTCTGGAACAAACAGGACACACTGGAGCTGGAGAGCCCCTCACTGACGTCCACCCCGGTGTGCAGCCAGAAGGTGGTCGTCACTACACCCCTGCACCGTGATAAGACACCCCTGCATCAGAAACATGCTGC GTTTGTAACTCCAGATCAGAAGTACTCCATGGACAACACTCCCCACACACCAACCCCATTCAAGAATGCCCTGGAGAAGTATGGACCACTAAAGCCCCTG ccctgggatggagctgaTGAGCTGCTGGAGTTGATGAGCCCCGTGAGGCACTGGTTAACACAGCCCTCTCTTGTTCAG ccccagaccCCACACCTGGAAGAGGACTTGAAAGAGGTGCTGCGCTCTGAGGCTGGCATCGAGCTCATCATTGAGGATGAAGTGAGGCCtgagaagcagaagaggaaggctGGG cTGCGGCGGAGCCCCATCAAGAAGGTCCGCAAGTCCCTGGCTCTGGACATCGTGGATGAGGATGTGAAGCTGGTGATGTCTACACTGCCCAAG CCCACAAATGTCCTGTCGAGTTCCTCTAGCCTCATGGTGTCAGGCATCAAAGAGGACACCAGTCTGCTCAACGAGGGCTTCCTGCAGGCCAAACCGGAGAAGCCAGTGGCTGCCCAGAAGCCCCGAAGCCACTTTCCAACACCTGCCCCT ATGACCAGCGCCTGGAAGACGGTGGCCTGCGGGGGGACCAGGGACCAGCTCTTCATGCAAGAGAAAGCCCGGCAGCTCCTGGGTCGCTTGAAGCCCAGCCACACGTCTCGGACCCTCATCTTGTCCTGA
- the MYBL2 gene encoding myb-related protein B isoform X6, with amino-acid sequence MSCAQETVKRYLLSKDAGKAQSEELDELHYQDTDSDVPEQRDSKCKVKWTHEEDEQLRTLVRQFGQQDWKFLASHFPNRTDQQCQYRWLRVLNPDLVKGPWTKEEDQKVIELVKKYGTKQWTLIAKHLKGRLGKQCRERWHNHLNPEVKKSCWTEEEDRIICEAHKVLGNRWAEIAKMLPGRTDNAVKNHWNSTIKRKVDTGGFLSESKDCKPPVYLLLELEDKEGCQSARPVEEQGSLMTNWPPALPAMKEEESSEEEATAATTSKEQGAVPADLGGVRTPEPLEDFPKREDQEGSSPETSLPYKWVVEAANLLIPAVGSSLSEALDLIESDPDAWCDLSKFDLPEEPSAEGSISNSPVQPSPSQQQQTLPSRQPASTVPSVTEYRLDGHTISDLSRSSRGELIPISPSTEVGGLGIGTPPSVLKRQKKRRVALSPVTENSASLSFLDSCNSLTPKSTPVKTLPFSPSQFLNFWNKQDTLELESPSLTSTPVCSQKVVVTTPLHRDKTPLHQKHAAFVTPDQKYSMDNTPHTPTPFKNALEKYGPLKPLLRRSPIKKVRKSLALDIVDEDVKLVMSTLPKVLSLPTNVLSSSSSLMVSGIKEDTSLLNEGFLQAKPEKPVAAQKPRSHFPTPAPMTSAWKTVACGGTRDQLFMQEKARQLLGRLKPSHTSRTLILS; translated from the exons GACGAGCAGCTGAGGACCCTGGTAAGGCAGTTTGGACAGCAAGACTGGAAATTCCTGGCCAGCCACTTTCCT AACCGCACTGACCAGCAGTGCCAGTACCGGTGGCTGAGGGTCTTGAATCCAGACCTCGTCAAAGGGCCATGGACCAAAGAGGAGGACCAAAAG GTCATCGAGCTGGTCAAAAAGTATGGCACAAAGCAGTGGACGCTGATCGCCAAGCACCTGAAGGGCCGGCTGGGGAAGCAGTGCCGTGAGCGCTGGCACAACCATCTCAACCCCGAGGTAAAGAAGTCCTGCTGGACTGAGGAGGAGGACCGCATCATCTGTGAGGCCCACAAGGTGCTTGGCAACCGCTGGGCTGAGATCGCCAAGATGCTGCCAGGGAG GACAGACAATGCTGTGAAGAATCACTGGAACTCCACCATCAAAAGGAAGGTGGACACGGGTGGCTTCCTGAGTGAGTCCAAAGACTGCAAGCCCCCTGTGTACTTGCTGCTGGAGCTTGAAGACAAGGAAGGCTGCCAGAGCGCCCGCCCCGTGGAAGAGCAG GGAAGTCTTATGACCAATTGGCCCCCAGCGCTTCCTGccatgaaagaagaggaaagcagTGAGGAGGAGGCCACGGCAGCCACTACTTCTAAGGAGCAGGGAGCTGTCCCTGCAGACCTGGGTGGAGTGCGAACACCAGAGCCCTTGGAGGACTTCCCTAAACGTGAAGACCAGGAGGGTTCTTCGCCAGAAACCAGCCTGCCCTACAAGTGGGTGGTGGAGGCCGCAAACCTCCTCATCCCTGCCGTGGGGTCCAGCCTCTCAGAAGCCCTGGACTTAATCGAGTCG GACCCTGATGCTTGGTGTGACCTGAGTAAATTTGACCTGCCTGAGGAGCCGTCTGCAGAGGGCAGCATCAGCAACAGCCCTGTGCAGCCATCACCGTCACAGCAGCAGCAGACACTGCCGTCCCGTCAGCCTGCTTCCACAGTACCCAGTGTGACCGAGTACCGCCTGGACGGCCACACCATCTCAGACCTGAGCCGGAGCAGTCGGGGCGAGCTGATCCCCATTTCCCCCAGCACTGAAGTGGGGGGCTTGGGCATTGGCACACCGCCTTCAGTGCTCAAGCGGCAGAAAAAAAGGCGTGTTGCCCTGTCCCCTGTCACAGAGAACAGCGCCAGCCTGTCCTTCCTAGACTCCTGTAACAGCCTCACCCCCAAGAGCACACCTGTCAAGACCCTGCCCTTCTCACCCTCCCAG TTTCTGAACTTCTGGAACAAACAGGACACACTGGAGCTGGAGAGCCCCTCACTGACGTCCACCCCGGTGTGCAGCCAGAAGGTGGTCGTCACTACACCCCTGCACCGTGATAAGACACCCCTGCATCAGAAACATGCTGC GTTTGTAACTCCAGATCAGAAGTACTCCATGGACAACACTCCCCACACACCAACCCCATTCAAGAATGCCCTGGAGAAGTATGGACCACTAAAGCCCCTG cTGCGGCGGAGCCCCATCAAGAAGGTCCGCAAGTCCCTGGCTCTGGACATCGTGGATGAGGATGTGAAGCTGGTGATGTCTACACTGCCCAAGGTGCTGTCCTTG CCCACAAATGTCCTGTCGAGTTCCTCTAGCCTCATGGTGTCAGGCATCAAAGAGGACACCAGTCTGCTCAACGAGGGCTTCCTGCAGGCCAAACCGGAGAAGCCAGTGGCTGCCCAGAAGCCCCGAAGCCACTTTCCAACACCTGCCCCT ATGACCAGCGCCTGGAAGACGGTGGCCTGCGGGGGGACCAGGGACCAGCTCTTCATGCAAGAGAAAGCCCGGCAGCTCCTGGGTCGCTTGAAGCCCAGCCACACGTCTCGGACCCTCATCTTGTCCTGA
- the MYBL2 gene encoding myb-related protein B isoform X7, which produces MSCAQETVKRYLLSKDAGKAQSEELDELHYQDTDSDVPEQRDSKCKVKWTHEEDEQLRTLVRQFGQQDWKFLASHFPNRTDQQCQYRWLRVLNPDLVKGPWTKEEDQKVIELVKKYGTKQWTLIAKHLKGRLGKQCRERWHNHLNPEVKKSCWTEEEDRIICEAHKVLGNRWAEIAKMLPGRTDNAVKNHWNSTIKRKVDTGGFLSESKDCKPPVYLLLELEDKEGCQSARPVEEQGSLMTNWPPALPAMKEEESSEEEATAATTSKEQGAVPADLGGVRTPEPLEDFPKREDQEGSSPETSLPYKWVVEAANLLIPAVGSSLSEALDLIESDPDAWCDLSKFDLPEEPSAEGSISNSPVQPSPSQQQQTLPSRQPASTVPSVTEYRLDGHTISDLSRSSRGELIPISPSTEVGGLGIGTPPSVLKRQKKRRVALSPVTENSASLSFLDSCNSLTPKSTPVKTLPFSPSQFLNFWNKQDTLELESPSLTSTPVCSQKVVVTTPLHRDKTPLHQKHAAFVTPDQKYSMDNTPHTPTPFKNALEKYGPLKPLLRRSPIKKVRKSLALDIVDEDVKLVMSTLPKPTNVLSSSSSLMVSGIKEDTSLLNEGFLQAKPEKPVAAQKPRSHFPTPAPMTSAWKTVACGGTRDQLFMQEKARQLLGRLKPSHTSRTLILS; this is translated from the exons GACGAGCAGCTGAGGACCCTGGTAAGGCAGTTTGGACAGCAAGACTGGAAATTCCTGGCCAGCCACTTTCCT AACCGCACTGACCAGCAGTGCCAGTACCGGTGGCTGAGGGTCTTGAATCCAGACCTCGTCAAAGGGCCATGGACCAAAGAGGAGGACCAAAAG GTCATCGAGCTGGTCAAAAAGTATGGCACAAAGCAGTGGACGCTGATCGCCAAGCACCTGAAGGGCCGGCTGGGGAAGCAGTGCCGTGAGCGCTGGCACAACCATCTCAACCCCGAGGTAAAGAAGTCCTGCTGGACTGAGGAGGAGGACCGCATCATCTGTGAGGCCCACAAGGTGCTTGGCAACCGCTGGGCTGAGATCGCCAAGATGCTGCCAGGGAG GACAGACAATGCTGTGAAGAATCACTGGAACTCCACCATCAAAAGGAAGGTGGACACGGGTGGCTTCCTGAGTGAGTCCAAAGACTGCAAGCCCCCTGTGTACTTGCTGCTGGAGCTTGAAGACAAGGAAGGCTGCCAGAGCGCCCGCCCCGTGGAAGAGCAG GGAAGTCTTATGACCAATTGGCCCCCAGCGCTTCCTGccatgaaagaagaggaaagcagTGAGGAGGAGGCCACGGCAGCCACTACTTCTAAGGAGCAGGGAGCTGTCCCTGCAGACCTGGGTGGAGTGCGAACACCAGAGCCCTTGGAGGACTTCCCTAAACGTGAAGACCAGGAGGGTTCTTCGCCAGAAACCAGCCTGCCCTACAAGTGGGTGGTGGAGGCCGCAAACCTCCTCATCCCTGCCGTGGGGTCCAGCCTCTCAGAAGCCCTGGACTTAATCGAGTCG GACCCTGATGCTTGGTGTGACCTGAGTAAATTTGACCTGCCTGAGGAGCCGTCTGCAGAGGGCAGCATCAGCAACAGCCCTGTGCAGCCATCACCGTCACAGCAGCAGCAGACACTGCCGTCCCGTCAGCCTGCTTCCACAGTACCCAGTGTGACCGAGTACCGCCTGGACGGCCACACCATCTCAGACCTGAGCCGGAGCAGTCGGGGCGAGCTGATCCCCATTTCCCCCAGCACTGAAGTGGGGGGCTTGGGCATTGGCACACCGCCTTCAGTGCTCAAGCGGCAGAAAAAAAGGCGTGTTGCCCTGTCCCCTGTCACAGAGAACAGCGCCAGCCTGTCCTTCCTAGACTCCTGTAACAGCCTCACCCCCAAGAGCACACCTGTCAAGACCCTGCCCTTCTCACCCTCCCAG TTTCTGAACTTCTGGAACAAACAGGACACACTGGAGCTGGAGAGCCCCTCACTGACGTCCACCCCGGTGTGCAGCCAGAAGGTGGTCGTCACTACACCCCTGCACCGTGATAAGACACCCCTGCATCAGAAACATGCTGC GTTTGTAACTCCAGATCAGAAGTACTCCATGGACAACACTCCCCACACACCAACCCCATTCAAGAATGCCCTGGAGAAGTATGGACCACTAAAGCCCCTG cTGCGGCGGAGCCCCATCAAGAAGGTCCGCAAGTCCCTGGCTCTGGACATCGTGGATGAGGATGTGAAGCTGGTGATGTCTACACTGCCCAAG CCCACAAATGTCCTGTCGAGTTCCTCTAGCCTCATGGTGTCAGGCATCAAAGAGGACACCAGTCTGCTCAACGAGGGCTTCCTGCAGGCCAAACCGGAGAAGCCAGTGGCTGCCCAGAAGCCCCGAAGCCACTTTCCAACACCTGCCCCT ATGACCAGCGCCTGGAAGACGGTGGCCTGCGGGGGGACCAGGGACCAGCTCTTCATGCAAGAGAAAGCCCGGCAGCTCCTGGGTCGCTTGAAGCCCAGCCACACGTCTCGGACCCTCATCTTGTCCTGA
- the MYBL2 gene encoding myb-related protein B isoform X1, with product MSCAQETVKRYLLSKDAGKAQSEELDELHYQDTDSDVPEQRDSKCKVKWTHEEDEQLRTLVRQFGQQDWKFLASHFPNRTDQQCQYRWLRVLNPDLVKGPWTKEEDQKVIELVKKYGTKQWTLIAKHLKGRLGKQCRERWHNHLNPEVKKSCWTEEEDRIICEAHKVLGNRWAEIAKMLPGRTDNAVKNHWNSTIKRKVDTGGFLSESKDCKPPVYLLLELEDKEGCQSARPVEEQGSLMTNWPPALPAMKEEESSEEEATAATTSKEQGAVPADLGGVRTPEPLEDFPKREDQEGSSPETSLPYKWVVEAANLLIPAVGSSLSEALDLIESDPDAWCDLSKFDLPEEPSAEGSISNSPVQPSPSQQQQTLPSRQPASTVPSVTEYRLDGHTISDLSRSSRGELIPISPSTEVGGLGIGTPPSVLKRQKKRRVALSPVTENSASLSFLDSCNSLTPKSTPVKTLPFSPSQFLNFWNKQDTLELESPSLTSTPVCSQKVVVTTPLHRDKTPLHQKHAAFVTPDQKYSMDNTPHTPTPFKNALEKYGPLKPLPWDGADELLELMSPVRHWLTQPSLVQPQTPHLEEDLKEVLRSEAGIELIIEDEVRPEKQKRKAGLRRSPIKKVRKSLALDIVDEDVKLVMSTLPKVLSLPTNVLSSSSSLMVSGIKEDTSLLNEGFLQAKPEKPVAAQKPRSHFPTPAPMTSAWKTVACGGTRDQLFMQEKARQLLGRLKPSHTSRTLILS from the exons GACGAGCAGCTGAGGACCCTGGTAAGGCAGTTTGGACAGCAAGACTGGAAATTCCTGGCCAGCCACTTTCCT AACCGCACTGACCAGCAGTGCCAGTACCGGTGGCTGAGGGTCTTGAATCCAGACCTCGTCAAAGGGCCATGGACCAAAGAGGAGGACCAAAAG GTCATCGAGCTGGTCAAAAAGTATGGCACAAAGCAGTGGACGCTGATCGCCAAGCACCTGAAGGGCCGGCTGGGGAAGCAGTGCCGTGAGCGCTGGCACAACCATCTCAACCCCGAGGTAAAGAAGTCCTGCTGGACTGAGGAGGAGGACCGCATCATCTGTGAGGCCCACAAGGTGCTTGGCAACCGCTGGGCTGAGATCGCCAAGATGCTGCCAGGGAG GACAGACAATGCTGTGAAGAATCACTGGAACTCCACCATCAAAAGGAAGGTGGACACGGGTGGCTTCCTGAGTGAGTCCAAAGACTGCAAGCCCCCTGTGTACTTGCTGCTGGAGCTTGAAGACAAGGAAGGCTGCCAGAGCGCCCGCCCCGTGGAAGAGCAG GGAAGTCTTATGACCAATTGGCCCCCAGCGCTTCCTGccatgaaagaagaggaaagcagTGAGGAGGAGGCCACGGCAGCCACTACTTCTAAGGAGCAGGGAGCTGTCCCTGCAGACCTGGGTGGAGTGCGAACACCAGAGCCCTTGGAGGACTTCCCTAAACGTGAAGACCAGGAGGGTTCTTCGCCAGAAACCAGCCTGCCCTACAAGTGGGTGGTGGAGGCCGCAAACCTCCTCATCCCTGCCGTGGGGTCCAGCCTCTCAGAAGCCCTGGACTTAATCGAGTCG GACCCTGATGCTTGGTGTGACCTGAGTAAATTTGACCTGCCTGAGGAGCCGTCTGCAGAGGGCAGCATCAGCAACAGCCCTGTGCAGCCATCACCGTCACAGCAGCAGCAGACACTGCCGTCCCGTCAGCCTGCTTCCACAGTACCCAGTGTGACCGAGTACCGCCTGGACGGCCACACCATCTCAGACCTGAGCCGGAGCAGTCGGGGCGAGCTGATCCCCATTTCCCCCAGCACTGAAGTGGGGGGCTTGGGCATTGGCACACCGCCTTCAGTGCTCAAGCGGCAGAAAAAAAGGCGTGTTGCCCTGTCCCCTGTCACAGAGAACAGCGCCAGCCTGTCCTTCCTAGACTCCTGTAACAGCCTCACCCCCAAGAGCACACCTGTCAAGACCCTGCCCTTCTCACCCTCCCAG TTTCTGAACTTCTGGAACAAACAGGACACACTGGAGCTGGAGAGCCCCTCACTGACGTCCACCCCGGTGTGCAGCCAGAAGGTGGTCGTCACTACACCCCTGCACCGTGATAAGACACCCCTGCATCAGAAACATGCTGC GTTTGTAACTCCAGATCAGAAGTACTCCATGGACAACACTCCCCACACACCAACCCCATTCAAGAATGCCCTGGAGAAGTATGGACCACTAAAGCCCCTG ccctgggatggagctgaTGAGCTGCTGGAGTTGATGAGCCCCGTGAGGCACTGGTTAACACAGCCCTCTCTTGTTCAG ccccagaccCCACACCTGGAAGAGGACTTGAAAGAGGTGCTGCGCTCTGAGGCTGGCATCGAGCTCATCATTGAGGATGAAGTGAGGCCtgagaagcagaagaggaaggctGGG cTGCGGCGGAGCCCCATCAAGAAGGTCCGCAAGTCCCTGGCTCTGGACATCGTGGATGAGGATGTGAAGCTGGTGATGTCTACACTGCCCAAGGTGCTGTCCTTG CCCACAAATGTCCTGTCGAGTTCCTCTAGCCTCATGGTGTCAGGCATCAAAGAGGACACCAGTCTGCTCAACGAGGGCTTCCTGCAGGCCAAACCGGAGAAGCCAGTGGCTGCCCAGAAGCCCCGAAGCCACTTTCCAACACCTGCCCCT ATGACCAGCGCCTGGAAGACGGTGGCCTGCGGGGGGACCAGGGACCAGCTCTTCATGCAAGAGAAAGCCCGGCAGCTCCTGGGTCGCTTGAAGCCCAGCCACACGTCTCGGACCCTCATCTTGTCCTGA